A single Haloplasma contractile SSD-17B DNA region contains:
- a CDS encoding Gfo/Idh/MocA family oxidoreductase has protein sequence MNHILNTAIIGFGLSGRVFHAPFISELDEFKLSKILTRNEGSKNYIAKHYEGTEVVKDLELILNDQTIDLVIITTPNKLHYSFAKQALKSGKHVLIEKPFTVTTDEADDLIRLSKEYNRILTVFQNRRYDSDFKTVKHIIEQGLLGKLVEYEVHFDRFRNHLKPNAWKEKDEPGAGILYDLGPHLIDQALVLFGEPQKIFADVRKQRSCSDVDDYFEIILYYDRLKVTLKAGMLVKESLPKYILLGENGSFVKYGMDIQERDLRDGKVPKNSTNWGQEPVSIHGTINTELNGLAVRGKVTSLAGDYRDYFKDVYNAINKNCEPYVTPLQARTTIKIIELAIKSSEEGKTFNL, from the coding sequence ATGAATCATATATTAAATACAGCAATTATCGGATTTGGTCTATCAGGCCGCGTATTTCACGCCCCTTTTATATCAGAACTTGACGAATTTAAATTGTCAAAAATACTAACAAGAAATGAAGGATCAAAGAACTATATAGCAAAACATTATGAGGGAACGGAAGTTGTAAAGGATTTAGAACTAATCTTGAACGATCAGACAATTGACCTAGTCATCATCACGACGCCTAATAAACTTCATTATTCCTTTGCGAAACAGGCTTTAAAGAGTGGAAAACATGTGTTAATTGAAAAACCATTCACTGTTACAACTGATGAAGCAGATGACTTAATACGCTTATCGAAAGAATACAATAGGATCTTGACTGTATTTCAGAATAGACGATATGACAGTGACTTTAAAACGGTAAAACACATAATTGAACAAGGATTGTTAGGAAAACTAGTGGAATATGAGGTGCACTTTGATCGATTTAGAAATCACCTAAAGCCTAATGCTTGGAAAGAAAAGGATGAACCAGGAGCAGGGATTCTATATGATTTAGGACCTCATTTAATCGATCAAGCGCTTGTTCTTTTTGGGGAACCTCAAAAAATATTTGCTGATGTACGTAAACAACGTAGCTGTAGTGATGTAGATGATTATTTTGAGATAATTTTATATTATGACCGATTGAAGGTTACACTAAAAGCAGGTATGCTTGTAAAAGAATCATTACCAAAGTATATTTTGCTCGGAGAAAATGGTTCATTTGTCAAGTATGGTATGGACATACAAGAACGAGATTTAAGAGATGGAAAGGTTCCTAAAAATAGTACAAATTGGGGTCAAGAACCTGTTTCAATTCACGGGACTATAAATACTGAGCTAAATGGGTTAGCGGTTAGAGGTAAAGTAACAAGTTTAGCGGGAGATTATCGTGATTATTTTAAAGATGTTTACAATGCAATTAATAAGAATTGTGAACCATATGTTACACCTCTACAAGCCAGAACCACGATTAAAATAATTGAATTAGCCATAAAGAGTTCAGAAGAAGGTAAAACGTTCAATTTATGA
- a CDS encoding aldose epimerase family protein has product MDIQEKDIFIYDGKQVREYTISNDRISVSILNIGATITKFIDLGTNNNIVLNYKDYKEYINDRHVLGSIVGRNAGRIQNGILNIDGRDYHLSKNFLDKHQLHGGRNGFHKKYFEAIPTEDGIKFTAFSEDGEEGFPGNVKLEVIYRLEKNELHLIYKGVSDQKTLLNFTNHSYFNLNLDSDIPITNHELLLNCDRYLRNNDEMIPTKTMPVQGTPLDFTKFKLIGTDIKSEFEQIKKTYGFDQPFLINRKSGINHVAHLQLSEAHLDVYSDQEAVVVYTGNYLKKRYTGICFETQGIPNSPHINEYKTRNLYDRNQTYKQHTIWVLNK; this is encoded by the coding sequence ATGGACATTCAAGAGAAAGACATATTTATTTATGATGGAAAACAGGTAAGAGAATATACAATAAGTAATGATCGTATATCCGTTTCGATCCTAAACATTGGAGCTACAATAACTAAATTTATAGATTTAGGTACGAATAACAATATTGTACTTAATTACAAAGATTATAAAGAGTATATCAACGATCGGCATGTTTTAGGGAGTATTGTTGGTAGAAATGCAGGACGGATTCAAAATGGAATACTAAACATAGACGGAAGAGACTATCACCTTTCAAAGAACTTTTTAGATAAACACCAACTTCATGGTGGTAGGAATGGATTTCATAAAAAATATTTTGAAGCAATTCCTACAGAGGATGGAATTAAATTTACTGCATTCAGTGAAGATGGTGAAGAAGGTTTTCCAGGTAATGTAAAACTGGAGGTTATTTACCGCCTAGAAAAGAATGAGTTACATTTGATTTATAAAGGCGTATCCGATCAAAAGACGCTTTTAAATTTTACAAACCATAGTTATTTTAATTTAAATTTAGATTCAGACATACCGATTACAAACCATGAATTACTATTAAATTGTGATCGTTATCTAAGAAATAATGACGAAATGATTCCGACAAAAACTATGCCTGTACAAGGAACGCCTTTGGACTTTACTAAATTTAAATTAATTGGCACCGATATAAAATCCGAATTCGAACAGATTAAAAAAACATATGGTTTTGATCAGCCATTTCTAATTAATAGAAAGTCCGGAATCAATCATGTTGCTCATCTACAATTATCGGAAGCTCATTTAGATGTCTATAGCGATCAAGAAGCTGTCGTTGTCTATACAGGAAACTATCTCAAGAAAAGATATACAGGTATTTGTTTTGAAACGCAAGGAATACCAAATAGTCCCCATATAAATGAATATAAAACACGTAATCTATATGATAGGAACCAAACGTATAAGCAGCATACTATCTGGGTATTAAATAAATAG
- the galE gene encoding UDP-glucose 4-epimerase GalE — MAVLVCGGAGYIGSHTVYELIDNEYDVVIIDNLQTGHRNAIHEKARFYEGDIRDRDFLNQVLENETIDAVIHFAANSLVGESMTDPYTYYDNNVRGTLVLLSALRDYGIDKIVFSSTAAVYGEAKNIPIVETEQAIPTNTYGETKLAMEKMFKWFDVAHNIKYISLRYFNVAGAHKSSRIGEDHSPETHLIPLVLQVPLGKREHIGIFGDDYDTADGTCIRDYIHVTDLANAHILAVESLLKGSNSNIFNLGNGEGFSVKQIIEAARVVTGHPIPAKVTPRRAGDPAKLIASNKKAKEILGWDPKYTDVKDVIKSAWDWHERSPKGFEY; from the coding sequence ATGGCAGTTTTAGTATGTGGAGGAGCAGGTTATATCGGTTCTCATACGGTTTATGAGCTAATTGATAACGAATATGATGTGGTTATTATTGATAATTTACAGACGGGACACAGAAATGCAATCCATGAAAAAGCTAGATTTTATGAAGGAGATATTCGTGACCGTGACTTTTTAAACCAAGTATTAGAAAATGAAACGATTGATGCGGTAATCCATTTTGCAGCTAATTCATTAGTTGGTGAAAGTATGACAGATCCATACACCTACTATGATAATAATGTAAGGGGAACGTTAGTATTATTAAGCGCCCTGAGAGATTATGGGATTGATAAAATTGTATTCTCTTCAACTGCAGCTGTTTATGGAGAGGCAAAGAACATACCAATAGTAGAAACAGAGCAGGCCATACCGACGAATACATACGGTGAAACTAAATTAGCAATGGAAAAGATGTTTAAATGGTTTGATGTAGCACATAATATCAAGTATATTTCATTGCGTTATTTCAATGTTGCCGGTGCACATAAATCTAGTCGTATAGGCGAAGACCATAGTCCTGAAACACACTTAATTCCCCTTGTTTTACAAGTACCTCTTGGTAAGCGTGAGCATATTGGAATCTTTGGTGATGATTATGATACAGCAGATGGAACGTGTATAAGAGATTACATTCATGTAACGGATCTAGCTAATGCTCATATACTGGCAGTTGAATCACTTCTTAAGGGAAGCAATAGTAATATATTTAATTTAGGAAATGGTGAAGGATTCAGTGTTAAACAAATTATTGAAGCAGCGAGAGTTGTAACCGGTCATCCTATACCTGCAAAGGTTACTCCTAGACGTGCTGGTGATCCTGCTAAACTAATCGCCTCAAATAAGAAGGCTAAAGAAATACTAGGGTGGGATCCCAAATATACAGATGTTAAAGATGTAATTAAATCAGCTTGGGATTGGCATGAAAGAAGCCCTAAGGGATTCGAATACTAA
- a CDS encoding galactokinase translates to MMDQLESRFKEVFNNLYEHIYFAPGRVNLIGEHTDYNGGNVFPCAIDIGTYLVIRKRKDRKLCFYSDNFSKLNIIELNLDDLEYNEDHNWANYPKGIFKMLKNQDMNTGFDLFYYGNIPNGAGLSSSASIEVVTALMLNDVFELKYDIIDLVKICQKTENEYIGVNCGIMDQFAIGMGKDDHAILLDTNTLKYDYAPLKLGKHKLVVTNTNKKRGLADSKYNERREECEQALSIIQEYIDVNTLGDLTAEQFESVKCHINDNLLVKRSRHAVYENIRTKKAKAALELGDLDVFGNLMNESHVSLRDDYDVTGVELDTLVKLALQQDGVIGSRMTGAGFGGCTISIVKEDLIDTFRQNVEKKYTEIIGYEPTFYIVNVGAGARKLK, encoded by the coding sequence ATGATGGATCAACTAGAAAGTCGTTTTAAAGAAGTTTTTAATAACCTTTATGAGCATATTTATTTTGCACCTGGGAGAGTGAATCTAATTGGAGAACATACGGACTACAATGGAGGTAATGTTTTTCCTTGTGCAATCGATATAGGAACATATTTGGTTATTCGTAAGCGTAAAGACCGAAAATTATGTTTCTATTCAGATAACTTTAGTAAATTAAATATTATAGAACTAAACTTAGATGATTTAGAATATAATGAAGACCACAATTGGGCTAATTATCCAAAAGGTATATTTAAAATGCTAAAGAATCAAGATATGAATACTGGATTTGATCTCTTCTATTATGGAAATATACCAAATGGAGCGGGTTTATCATCGTCAGCTTCAATAGAAGTTGTAACAGCTTTAATGCTTAATGATGTATTTGAATTAAAATATGATATAATTGATTTGGTTAAAATCTGTCAAAAAACAGAAAATGAATATATCGGGGTAAATTGTGGGATTATGGATCAATTTGCAATCGGTATGGGTAAAGATGATCATGCAATATTGCTTGATACAAATACCTTAAAATATGACTATGCTCCGCTAAAATTAGGGAAACATAAACTAGTTGTTACGAATACAAACAAGAAACGTGGGCTTGCTGATTCAAAATATAATGAAAGACGTGAAGAATGTGAGCAAGCTTTATCCATAATACAAGAGTATATTGATGTGAATACACTAGGAGATTTAACAGCAGAACAATTTGAGAGCGTTAAGTGTCACATTAATGATAATCTATTGGTAAAACGTTCAAGACACGCAGTTTATGAAAACATACGAACTAAAAAAGCGAAAGCAGCGCTCGAACTAGGAGATTTAGATGTATTCGGAAATCTAATGAATGAATCACATGTATCCTTACGAGACGATTACGATGTAACAGGAGTAGAGTTAGACACGTTAGTTAAACTAGCCTTACAACAAGACGGTGTGATTGGATCAAGAATGACGGGTGCCGGTTTTGGAGGGTGTACAATTAGTATCGTTAAAGAGGATTTAATTGATACCTTCAGACAGAATGTAGAAAAAAAATATACAGAAATAATCGGATATGAACCTACATTTTATATTGTAAATGTGGGAGCTGGTGCTAGAAAATTAAAATAA
- the ptsG gene encoding glucose-specific PTS transporter subunit IIBC — MFKKMFGWFQKVGKALMLPVAILPVAGILLGVGSSIQEEHIINILPFLENEQIQLFAEVMKKSGQIIFENLPLLFAVGVAVGLTGGSGVAALAAIVGYLIMNQTISIFSGITIEMVLEQDDPSYILALGIPTLQTGVLGGIIIGGVAATMFNRFYDIKLPPYLGFFAGKRFVPIVTAGACLILGIFMSFIWPSVQTGLDLFSRNLVNYNLTLSAFIFGVFERALIPFGLHHIFYSPFWFEFGEYVNNAGEVIRGDQRIFFEQLVDGVPITAGTFMTGKYPFMMFGLPAAALAMYHEARKEKKKLVGGLMISGALTSFLTGITEPIEFTFLFVAPILFFVHVLFAGLSFMLMHMLNVKIGMTFSGGLIDFVLFGVIQNRTSWWLVLVVGLFFAIIYYFGFRFAIRVFDIKTPGRETDDEKGNETTVISINKDEMVESIIDAIGGEKNIKSLDSCITRLRIQVYEVSKVKKDQLKQLGASGVLIIGDSVQAIFGTYSEQIKTRMLKSIEMKNTDFNKFQKEKNFFVSPMGGEIISLSDVPDSIFSSGMMGDGFAIIPKDGKIVSPVEGVISSFYPTKHAIGIKSKVGPEVLIHFGIDTVHLRGKGFTAHVNKGDSVEIGQLLLEVDLATIKNDITSTITPIIISKLSSDKINVTKGICVGQGSILFEL, encoded by the coding sequence ATGTTTAAAAAAATGTTTGGCTGGTTTCAAAAAGTTGGAAAAGCACTCATGTTACCAGTTGCAATCTTACCTGTAGCAGGAATTCTTCTCGGAGTTGGCTCATCAATACAGGAAGAGCATATTATCAATATACTTCCATTTTTGGAAAATGAGCAAATTCAACTGTTTGCAGAGGTAATGAAAAAATCAGGACAGATTATTTTTGAGAATTTACCATTATTATTTGCAGTCGGCGTAGCAGTTGGTCTCACAGGAGGAAGTGGCGTTGCTGCATTAGCAGCAATTGTTGGATACCTGATTATGAATCAGACGATTTCTATCTTCTCAGGAATAACAATTGAGATGGTATTAGAACAAGATGATCCAAGTTATATTTTGGCATTAGGAATACCAACCTTACAAACTGGTGTGCTAGGTGGCATAATTATTGGTGGAGTAGCTGCAACCATGTTCAATCGTTTTTATGATATAAAATTGCCACCATACTTAGGGTTTTTCGCAGGTAAACGATTTGTACCGATAGTGACTGCAGGAGCCTGTTTAATATTAGGAATCTTCATGTCATTTATATGGCCTAGTGTACAAACTGGTCTTGATTTGTTTTCAAGAAATCTAGTAAATTACAACTTAACACTATCTGCCTTTATTTTTGGAGTGTTTGAACGTGCTCTTATACCATTCGGTCTTCATCATATTTTTTATTCGCCTTTTTGGTTTGAGTTTGGGGAATATGTTAATAATGCTGGGGAAGTCATTAGAGGGGATCAACGAATCTTTTTTGAACAATTGGTAGATGGTGTACCAATTACAGCAGGAACCTTCATGACAGGTAAATACCCTTTTATGATGTTTGGGCTACCTGCGGCGGCCCTTGCGATGTACCACGAAGCACGAAAGGAAAAGAAAAAACTAGTAGGCGGATTAATGATTTCTGGTGCTTTGACCTCGTTTTTAACGGGTATTACTGAGCCTATTGAATTTACATTTCTGTTTGTAGCACCAATCTTATTTTTTGTTCATGTCTTATTTGCAGGATTATCCTTTATGCTTATGCATATGTTAAATGTTAAGATTGGAATGACATTCTCCGGCGGTTTAATTGACTTTGTTTTATTTGGTGTGATTCAAAATAGGACGAGTTGGTGGTTAGTCTTAGTAGTTGGTCTATTTTTTGCTATAATCTATTATTTTGGATTTCGATTTGCTATTCGGGTATTTGATATCAAGACACCGGGTCGAGAAACGGATGATGAGAAAGGAAATGAAACGACAGTCATAAGTATTAATAAAGATGAGATGGTAGAGAGTATTATAGACGCTATTGGTGGAGAAAAAAACATTAAAAGTTTAGATTCATGCATCACGCGACTACGGATACAAGTCTATGAAGTAAGCAAGGTGAAAAAAGACCAATTAAAACAATTAGGAGCTTCCGGAGTGTTAATTATAGGGGATAGTGTTCAGGCAATATTCGGCACCTATTCAGAGCAGATCAAGACGAGAATGTTAAAGTCAATAGAGATGAAAAATACGGATTTTAATAAATTTCAGAAAGAAAAAAATTTCTTTGTATCGCCTATGGGAGGAGAAATTATTAGTTTATCCGATGTACCTGATTCTATATTTTCGAGTGGAATGATGGGGGATGGATTTGCTATAATTCCTAAAGATGGTAAAATCGTCTCTCCTGTTGAAGGAGTAATTTCCTCATTTTACCCAACAAAACATGCTATTGGAATTAAATCAAAAGTAGGTCCTGAAGTACTCATTCACTTTGGTATTGATACAGTTCATCTGCGAGGGAAAGGTTTTACGGCACATGTTAATAAGGGAGATTCAGTCGAAATAGGCCAACTTTTACTAGAGGTAGATCTTGCTACAATTAAAAACGATATAACGAGTACAATCACACCAATAATTATATCTAAACTTAGTAGTGATAAGATTAATGTAACAAAAGGAATTTGTGTGGGACAAGGTTCAATATTATTTGAATTATAG
- a CDS encoding MBL fold metallo-hydrolase, whose amino-acid sequence MFNFLGIGSAFNTNLGNTSCYIKEKDSLLLVDCGGTVFHEIRKKDLFDGINNIHIIITHTHPDHIGSLGEVIFYAYYLLQIKTKIYYPNYKLINQLFSCIGVKDEMFEVYDHKSLEIQDLNLGRPKLSFIPVFHLETVDAFSFIIERDNKKIYYSGDSNRIPEQVLSSFKEGKIDVLYQDTCGLDYDGNAH is encoded by the coding sequence ATGTTTAACTTTCTTGGTATAGGAAGTGCATTCAATACAAATCTAGGAAATACGAGTTGTTACATAAAAGAGAAGGATTCCTTATTATTAGTCGATTGTGGCGGTACTGTGTTTCATGAAATAAGGAAGAAGGACTTATTTGATGGTATAAATAATATCCATATCATTATTACACACACTCATCCTGATCACATCGGTAGCTTAGGAGAAGTGATTTTCTATGCGTATTACCTATTGCAGATAAAAACTAAAATATATTATCCAAATTATAAACTGATAAACCAATTATTCAGTTGTATTGGTGTTAAGGATGAGATGTTTGAAGTTTATGATCATAAAAGTCTAGAAATACAAGACTTAAACTTAGGGAGACCGAAACTCTCTTTTATTCCCGTTTTTCATTTGGAGACAGTGGATGCGTTTAGTTTTATTATAGAGCGTGATAATAAAAAAATTTATTACAGCGGTGATTCAAATAGGATTCCTGAACAGGTTCTTTCATCTTTTAAAGAAGGCAAAATCGATGTGCTATATCAGGATACTTGTGGACTAGACTATGATGGGAATGCACATTAA
- a CDS encoding UDP-glucose--hexose-1-phosphate uridylyltransferase has translation MIDINYEINKLLNYSLNRDLINKLDYNYSANCLISMLGLKEFNKVEIEEPVNLYDTLDRILDYAVTKGIIETDSIVYKDLFDSRLMDAVMPRPSEVNKMFWSLYEQNREDATNYYYKLSKDSNYIRMNRIKKNIEWKTKTGYGDIDLTINLSKPEKDPKAIAKAKEMLKISYPKCLLCKENEGYGGHLGHPGRRNHRIIQICLNEDEWYLQYSPYVYFNEHSIVFRGSHSQMSIGPDTFKELLDFVSIFPHYFIGSNADLPIVGGSILSHEHYQAGRYDFAMMKRDYKQMFTVEGFEHVEAGIIDWPMSTIKLRSESKGKLVRLGTHILKKWFNYSDKSADLISHTNGERHNTITPIARFNNGKYELYLVLRNNRTTEEHQLGIFHPHEEHHHLKKENIGLIEVMGLAVLPARLKQEIGAIKNHLQSNVGITENSLIKKHESWIKEIKTKYSNYSKNDIDQILSDEIGYKFVDILAQCGVLKTTEHYMRFINKL, from the coding sequence ATGATTGATATAAATTATGAAATTAATAAATTATTAAACTATTCTTTAAACAGGGATTTAATTAATAAGCTCGATTATAACTATAGTGCTAACTGTCTAATAAGCATGTTAGGATTAAAGGAGTTTAATAAGGTTGAAATAGAAGAACCCGTTAATTTATATGACACGCTAGACAGGATCCTTGATTATGCTGTAACAAAAGGAATCATCGAAACTGATAGCATTGTATATAAAGATTTATTTGATAGTCGCTTGATGGATGCTGTAATGCCGAGGCCAAGTGAAGTCAATAAGATGTTTTGGAGTCTGTATGAACAAAATCGAGAAGATGCAACGAATTATTATTACAAACTGAGTAAGGATTCAAATTATATAAGAATGAATCGTATAAAAAAGAATATTGAATGGAAAACCAAAACAGGTTATGGAGACATTGATTTAACGATTAACCTATCAAAACCTGAAAAAGACCCTAAGGCTATAGCGAAGGCGAAAGAAATGCTCAAAATATCGTACCCTAAATGTTTGCTCTGTAAAGAAAATGAAGGCTATGGTGGGCACCTAGGACATCCGGGACGTAGAAATCATCGCATTATTCAAATTTGTTTAAACGAGGATGAATGGTATTTGCAGTACTCACCTTATGTTTACTTTAATGAACATTCGATTGTATTTAGGGGTTCACATTCCCAAATGTCAATTGGACCTGATACTTTTAAGGAGTTATTAGATTTTGTTTCAATTTTTCCACATTACTTCATAGGTTCTAATGCCGATTTACCGATTGTCGGTGGTTCAATATTAAGTCATGAGCACTATCAGGCTGGGCGTTATGACTTTGCGATGATGAAGCGTGATTATAAACAAATGTTTACTGTAGAGGGATTTGAACATGTAGAGGCAGGGATCATTGATTGGCCAATGTCCACTATTAAATTAAGGTCAGAATCGAAAGGAAAATTAGTTCGTTTAGGAACGCACATCCTAAAAAAGTGGTTTAATTATTCAGATAAATCTGCTGATCTTATTTCCCATACAAATGGTGAGCGTCATAATACTATTACACCGATCGCACGTTTTAATAATGGCAAGTACGAATTATATTTAGTGTTAAGGAACAACCGAACAACTGAAGAACACCAACTAGGTATTTTTCATCCCCATGAAGAACATCACCATCTAAAGAAAGAAAATATTGGATTAATTGAAGTGATGGGTCTTGCGGTATTGCCTGCTAGGCTAAAACAAGAGATTGGGGCAATTAAGAATCATTTACAATCAAACGTCGGTATAACAGAAAATTCTTTAATAAAAAAACATGAGTCATGGATTAAGGAAATAAAGACTAAGTATTCGAATTATTCAAAAAATGATATTGATCAAATACTAAGTGATGAAATTGGATACAAATTTGTTGACATCCTAGCACAGTGTGGAGTATTAAAGACAACTGAACATTATATGAGATTTATTAACAAATTGTAA
- a CDS encoding PRD domain-containing protein encodes MVAIKGYEILKVLSNNVVLVREGDAKSILVGKGIGFAKKKGQVISNKDVIEDKFISLDALNDRDEAQFFAQVDPRVIEITEDIIIMASEELGESLNPNIHIGLIDHINYAIKRLNEGIEIVNPFLNETKFLYPKEYDIAEKAVTYISSTIDINIPVAEIGFIALHIHGGRSNSSKSKAMTFTKLISNLTKFVEDKLKISFDDYSFMYSRFVIHLQGVFDRVLNEQTLENIFLDKIMIELPYEVSLSKTIGMIIEKELGKPVPDSEIGYIALHISKLNFK; translated from the coding sequence GTGGTTGCCATCAAAGGATATGAGATACTAAAAGTTTTAAGTAATAATGTGGTACTAGTTAGGGAAGGTGATGCAAAATCTATTCTTGTTGGAAAGGGGATTGGATTTGCAAAGAAAAAGGGGCAAGTTATTTCTAACAAAGATGTAATCGAAGATAAATTCATTTCATTGGATGCACTTAATGATCGTGATGAAGCACAATTTTTTGCACAAGTGGATCCTCGAGTGATCGAAATTACAGAAGATATTATCATTATGGCATCTGAAGAATTAGGAGAATCATTAAATCCTAATATTCATATCGGTTTAATCGATCACATAAACTATGCGATTAAACGGTTGAATGAAGGGATAGAAATTGTTAATCCATTCTTAAATGAAACAAAATTTTTGTATCCAAAAGAGTATGATATTGCTGAAAAAGCAGTAACGTATATAAGTTCAACAATAGACATTAATATACCTGTTGCTGAGATTGGATTTATTGCTCTTCACATTCATGGTGGTAGAAGTAACAGTAGTAAAAGTAAAGCAATGACATTTACAAAGTTAATTAGCAATCTTACTAAATTTGTTGAGGATAAATTAAAGATTTCTTTCGATGATTATTCATTTATGTATTCTCGTTTTGTAATTCACTTACAAGGAGTGTTTGATCGTGTTTTAAACGAACAAACACTAGAAAACATATTTTTAGATAAGATTATGATTGAATTACCATATGAAGTGTCGCTATCAAAGACTATTGGTATGATTATAGAAAAAGAACTTGGAAAACCAGTGCCTGATAGTGAAATTGGCTACATTGCACTCCATATATCGAAATTAAACTTCAAGTAG
- a CDS encoding 5'-nucleotidase encodes MPYELNSPLIVGVSSSALFDLSHENTIFETRGLDEYVKYQIEHEKEILKPGPGFKLIKSLLQLNELVPEKRLVEVIIMSRNNANSSLRIFNSINHYNLDIIRAALTGGMPIKPYAEAFNINLFLSTHVTDVQDAINSNIPSGLIYNTKSKYKESNEQIKLAFDGDAVIFSDESEKIYKRDGLEAFSNHEKTNALKPLPEGPFANFLRLISQIQNEFPIDECPIRTALVTARSSPAHERVIRTLQAWDIKIDEVFFMGGVRKAEILKAFGADIFFDDQHTHLKDSANVVPSARVPYKNLSEQIELFEEGNKDQKIKNKQQDEKK; translated from the coding sequence ATGCCCTATGAATTAAACAGTCCACTGATTGTTGGTGTATCATCAAGTGCTTTATTTGATCTATCACATGAAAATACAATATTTGAAACGCGAGGTCTTGATGAATATGTTAAGTACCAAATTGAACATGAGAAAGAAATCTTAAAACCAGGTCCTGGATTTAAATTAATAAAGAGTTTATTACAACTAAATGAATTAGTACCTGAGAAACGGTTAGTAGAAGTAATTATAATGAGTCGTAACAATGCAAACTCAAGTCTGCGAATTTTCAATTCAATCAACCATTATAATTTGGATATAATTCGTGCAGCCTTAACAGGGGGTATGCCTATTAAGCCATATGCAGAGGCTTTTAATATTAACTTGTTTTTATCAACTCATGTAACGGATGTACAAGATGCGATTAATAGTAATATACCATCTGGATTAATTTATAATACAAAGAGCAAGTATAAAGAAAGTAATGAACAGATTAAATTAGCCTTTGATGGGGATGCGGTAATTTTCTCTGATGAATCTGAGAAAATATATAAGCGAGACGGGTTAGAAGCCTTTTCAAATCATGAAAAAACAAATGCACTGAAGCCATTACCTGAAGGACCGTTTGCAAACTTTTTAAGATTGATATCACAAATACAAAATGAGTTTCCTATTGATGAATGTCCAATTAGAACAGCACTTGTAACGGCTAGAAGTAGCCCCGCACATGAGCGTGTGATTCGAACACTTCAAGCATGGGACATTAAGATTGATGAAGTGTTTTTTATGGGTGGCGTGAGAAAAGCAGAAATATTAAAGGCGTTTGGTGCCGATATTTTCTTCGATGATCAGCACACACATTTAAAAGACTCTGCTAATGTTGTACCATCTGCTCGCGTACCTTATAAGAATCTTTCTGAGCAAATTGAATTATTTGAAGAGGGAAACAAGGACCAAAAAATAAAAAATAAGCAACAAGATGAAAAGAAGTAG